The Juglans regia cultivar Chandler chromosome 1, Walnut 2.0, whole genome shotgun sequence nucleotide sequence tgccattaaaaaataaaaaatacacaccATTGAAAAGTACTTGAGCATAAGCTAgaacaaacaaattataaagacTTAAAGGCCGATATGATCTAGAACCCAGAAAGCTGGGGACAAAAACCCATTTATCTCAGTCCCCATTATTTGCATGGTTACAGAGAGGGCCTGAAAAAAAGAAGGCTGGGAgctggaaaataaaagaaagaaaagaaacttatCTGTGTCCGAAaactaactaattaattagcCCTATTAATTAATCCAGACACCTGCAGCCCAAATCTTCTCTCCTATGAAACTCGCAATCTTCCTCACAGACTCCTTCATCACCACCCAGCCAACCTCAGTACCATGATCGCCAGCGACCTTAACACCATCAATAGTACTAGTACTGCCGCTCGCATCCACCGAGACCGACTCACCCACTTCGTCCCTGCTTATTGCCGACCTATTCCCAGAGCCTTCCTGATCACCATCCTTTAACTTATTGCTGGCTATCTTCTTTCTCTCTGTCTTCATCTTTGCgctccttctcttcttcctcttcttaaCCAGCTGATCATCTTCATAAGCTTCGATTATCTCGTGTATGAGTTCACGGCTAGGCGATGCATCCCATCTTGCCCAGAAACTCATATAACACCTAAAGCAGTTGCATTCAAACATCGGAGTGTGATCTGCCCAACCACTGTGATAATCAGCACTACCTTGATCAGTACTACCATGACATCTAGGAATAACAGCATCTGGATGACCAGAGAAGTTGCTACAAGTAGTACCAGTGTTAATACTTGAGACGATGATTAGGTAGGCCAAGACTTCTTTGTCTTCAGCCGAGAGGGCCGCAGTGAGAGCTAGGATTGTCGGCGGGAGCACAGCCAAAAGGTTGGAGATGGACGGCGGCGAAGGGTGCACCTGGCCTTTCTTGTAGATCAGCTTCTTCATGGCAGGTAGATCAGGTAATTGATGATTCTGTGGTTCTTGAGGCTTTGGTGCTTTTGATCATATATCTGGTTTTAACTTAgattagaaaacaaaacaaaaaatctggTTTTAACTTTAGATTGCTTTCTTTGACCTTTGCCAGTCTTATGTTTGACATTTTTGTTGTCCCCCCCGTCTTGCGGACTTCGAATCGTGGAAATTGAGGATAGTAAATACGAATAGCTTACGCGTTCTAGGACTAGAAGGGCGACTGAATTCATATTTTATGGTCAATTAAGAAATTTTGCCACTTCAAAGCATTGCACAAATTCATGAAGCCATTTATAAGTTTGGCGTAGATAGATGATACATCTAattatatggtataatttaatttaaaatttaactttaattaattaaattttattatttatatactaatttaaattGGCTCAAAGATAGAAACATGACTTTATTGGCTCAAAGGGTCTCTCTCTATTAAGGATCTTCATTCTGACTCAAGTTGGACTCACATGGCCAGGTCCAATGGTAATCCTGAATGGGCAGAAGTGGGTCACCATGGAAACCAACAGTAAAATAAAGCCCAAATGGACAGCACCCACGGGCGGGCTGGAATCCCACTCAGCCCTTCATCATAGTTTTATTAAGCTTTCAACCGACTTCTTTCGGCGGCCAGCTCTATCAGTCAATTTTGTATCGACAAATCATTCTGATCTTTGGTATTTCAGCCATTAGCCATTTAAGAGACCTTGGATcccaacgaaaaaaaaaaaaaaaacttgaaattattgTTTGACTGGGAGTTCTAAGATGTACGCAAGAAGGAAAAAGATCTCTTTAAAATTTGaggctttttataaaaaagttagtTAATATACGGTACTTAAATGGAGAGTACTCATACaagtttatataattatatttaaaaaaaattaaaattataataatatatatattttttttatcctcattcATTAATAAGACTGTACACGCAATCCTTCACTCAacattgcaaataaaatttcgagagatatatatacataaggtGAGCGGCCGAAatcatttatttctcatttaatattaCGAGAGATATTTATACAAGCTATTATAAAATGTTGCAGGCCATATTCACTTTTTGTATCTATCTTTTTTTCCGTTTGCATGAGACCTTCATGATGTTCGACAACAACTTGAAGGAGGGACTTTTAGCTAATAATCATAATGTAATGTCTCCTTCTCCGATCGAAATCCAAGCCCATGCATATACTTATACAGGTTCATGGCCAgataattaatgattaattatatattaaaatgttataattaCTCATTAATAGTCGGTCTCAACACGAAAGAAAGATtaattaccatatatatatatatatatatgttacaagCTCCTTATAATCATGCATCTATATGTATATAACACGATATATATCGATCTAATAGTACTATGATCAATATTTATAGCCTTAATTGAAGATCATGAGCAATGCTatgtagtagtagtactatgCGTGCATGCATATATAGCTAGCATGACAAGCGCTGAAAAGCAGGAAATCAAAGGAACTCAGCCAGGACCTTCTTCACCACATAATTGGAGACGATGCTATTGGTTTTCTGTGTTGGATGGAAGGCGTCCCAGAATACGTACTTGTTTGCATCTGTGCAGGTGAATAAATCATCTCGGTTGCACGAGTACCCCATCTCGAACATCCCCGTTGCACAGCAGGCCACTGAAGTGACCTCGAATCCTGTGATCAATACATAATTCATTTGAACGAAtcatatatagttaatattatttaattaagaagAAGGCCGCAAGATTATTTCAGTTCAACAGACAACAAGCTATATAGGAAATTAGCTATATTTAcgaatatatttctttaatatgtTTTGATGGTGATCATATATAAGTGGTCACTtccataaatataaaagaagaaagggCTAAAGAATGAGTGAAGATTTATGCGTGTGATCGGAGCACCGTGTGTCACTT carries:
- the LOC109012733 gene encoding uncharacterized protein LOC109012733, with translation MKKLIYKKGQVHPSPPSISNLLAVLPPTILALTAALSAEDKEVLAYLIIVSSINTGTTCSNFSGHPDAVIPRCHGSTDQGSADYHSGWADHTPMFECNCFRCYMSFWARWDASPSRELIHEIIEAYEDDQLVKKRKKRRSAKMKTERKKIASNKLKDGDQEGSGNRSAISRDEVGESVSVDASGSTSTIDGVKVAGDHGTEVGWVVMKESVRKIASFIGEKIWAAGVWIN